Within Triticum dicoccoides isolate Atlit2015 ecotype Zavitan chromosome 1B, WEW_v2.0, whole genome shotgun sequence, the genomic segment ATATGTTTTACTCTACAAACTTGGTAAAAGTCTATAAAGTTGGACTTCCCAAAAAATCTAcgcgcactacattgtggaatggagaaaGTACAAAACTATGCATATCCGGCTACAAATGACCTACACAGCAATGCATATATACCCGGCTACAAAACTATGCATATCTACACAACTATGCATATCAGGCTGCACATGATCTACACAATAACGCTTATATATTCGGCTACAAAATTATGCATATTCGACTACAAAACTATGCATATCCGGCTACAAATGATTTACAAAACAATCCATGTCCGACAAGTGTTGTACACATATTAACAACTTACTTGCTCGGTGATCTGGGCACCACTAGGCCACCGCGCCATGAATTGTCTCAAGTAGCCGCAATACTTCGACACAGCTCTTGGATGGTGTACCATCGATGGTTCAGGGACTTCGATTTACGGTTGGGGATGACCGCGTCAGAGTAGGCGCAAAATGTTTGTGTTCATGGAACCATGTATGAAGTTAGCCCAAAAGATTGTGCCATTTTGCTCTGTGTCATGGATCAGATCAGGCTAGTGGCCAACCATGCATTGCAcaacagcttgtcctctcgcgtgtTGAAGCTTTCTCCTCTACCCCTCTTATTTGAATCGCCATTGAAATCATGTGGATCATCatcctcgccgtcctcctcctcctgctgctattCGATGGCCCAATCATGTTGTTGTGTGTCCGTGCCCAACTGGTTGTAGTCCTGATGCGTGCCCGGGTGGGTGTAGGTGCCGGACTGGGTGTACTGCCGCGTACCCAGCTGGTTGTAGATGTTGGACTCGGTGGGCTCCGAGTCATCCACCTACCCGCCCTCATAGGAACCTCCTCCATCGCCTCCCTTGTGGATCATCCCGTACATCTCCCTGTTCGCGTCGTCGTACGCCGACTCTCTCACTTTTGGCATACTAGTGAACACTCCACACCCATCGTCCGCGTCCGGACAAGCGGCGGGGACGAACACTCAAAGAAAAGCAGCGGCACCGCGTTGATATTGATGATGAACCGCACGACAGGGGATGCCGGGGACTGCCTAGCAAGCTGCTTGGCGGTGTAGAAGTACAAGGCCTTATAATGTTCCGCCCGTGGCGGTGTCTACACGGTCGACGAGGCCCCACCGCCTCGACCTCCACCACGTTAGCGACCGCACGCACACCGCCTCGTCCGCCACCAGCGCGCCCTCTGCCAGCCTTCCGCTTCTTGAGTTTTTTCTTCTTTGCGGCCTTCGCTTTGACACGATTTTTGCCGTGACTCCGAGTTGATCTTTCGGGCGAGCGAGATGCTCGGATCCTCCATCGCCTCCGTCTCTGGCAGGGTCTCCTTCGGGTCCATGGGTCGGTGGCGGGAGGGAAAAAGAGAGTGAAGAAAAGGACGGGAATTTAGTGAAGAGCGGCAGGATGGAAGTACCGACAGTTTGAGGgtcggcattggagatgccctaacatccTTTTGAATGTTTAAATTCGGCAGAAATTCATCCATTCAACCAGGAAAATTAACCGATGGAGAAGTGCAATCTGCGGTTTCAATTTCGGTGGGTTCTTTTGCTTTGCACTACAACTCAAAATAACCGCACGACAATGTTCAGATCCATCCATTCATTCTATGTACATCCAGACTGGCAATTCTCATCAATCATCCATCACCCAAGACGAGCTACGAAGGGGTCACCATGATCATGAGATGTAAGCCTTGACAAGGTCGGTGTAGTTGCATTCTTCTCCTGTCCTTGGGCATATGATCTTGCCCCCATTCTTCTTGGCCATCTCATCAAGGGCCTGGGATTTGCAACACCGGACAACACAAACAGCAAATTTTAAGTTCTGGATTCAGTGTGAATGGTTGGGGTATCAAGATTTGGGGGGAGCAGAAGTGGGTCGGCTCGGCACTTACCTTGGTGCTATACACGTAGCCGTTAGGCAGGACAAGCGGCGGATTCTCGGTGTCCATCAGTTCCTTGGTTATGTGGCAGACAAGCTTCGAGTGGTGCTGCTTTGAGAAGGGCAGCGGCTCTGCGAGTTTCCGGAAGCCGTCCAGTGACAAGGGGTCTTCTTTGGGGCAGTTGCCCTCAAAGCAGAATCTTTGCAAGGTCAAGGAGGGTAAACAAGATATTGCCTTCGAAGCAGATTTGGAGCTTGTAACcagtgaaaaagaaaagaaaagtatcGATCATGTAAAGGATACGGAGTCTTGAGAGCTGTCAGGCCTGCTTGCAGGTAGATGTTTAGCAACGGCTCAAGCGTCATGCCATATAGTTTGTAGAATTCTTGCTTAAACTGATCCACAAGAGAATCCCACTGATTTTGCTCAAATAAGACCTGCGAGTAAAACAGACGGTATCAGCAAGGTACAAGGAGCCCAATTTTCCAATGATGCTTAAGCACCAACATCTTAGTCCAGCTGCTATCATATTTCTGATGCAGGCACAACAAAACAAGAGGACATAGACAATGCTGCTAACCTTGTATTGAGCACAGTTTGTACTGCTTCTAAAAACCAGTGTTGCCGTAACACGCTGCAATTCTTTCATGTGGGTAGACCCCCAGGGAGCAAGGTATTTCCGAGCATATGATATAGCCTGCAGGAAGTTCTTAGCCTTGACTAGTTCCACAAACTCCTGAAGCCGCAGTAAAAACTCGAGCTTACTCTGCAGGGTAAACAATAACAAGACATTATGATGTACCAGAACAAAATAAAGTGTCAAGATAAAGAAGTGCTATATGGCAGCCAGAAGCTAGCAAAATATGGTTTTGTCCTATTTACATGGAAAAATGTAAAGAGGAACACACTGATGCCTTACTCGGCTATATACCATGCATCCTCCCATAATAGTTTTTCTTTAGGCTTGTATGTTTTCACGCATGAAGGTGCAACAAATCACCTTCATCCTCCGATTTCGAGTATATGAAGGCGGGCATTTCACAAAAATCATGCCACAATTTTATAATTACTGAGATTATCTGTAACCGCATAAAGTGATTAAGAAGTTACAAAGGTGAATAATTTCAACAAGCAACCTACATGATTGATGAGCTACCAGAACTATCATTAATAAACGATGCAAGCATCCCATTCACCAATGCTCTATggagagattctttactccatctcACTGGTATGGGAACGGCAGACATCAATAATGATATAGCACAAGTAACACAAACCTTTGATTTCTTTAACCGGGACTTATTTTCTGCATACCAAGCTAAAGCAGGAGCTATTTCCTTATTCCGAAGAGAATCAATCACTCTTTTtgcatcaagaaaaacatcaatatCAACGAGGTCCTGCATATAAACAGTTGAATGATTATGTTCCGAACCGAAGAGTATCTGTGACTGCAGATAAATGCTATAGGTTCTATCTTGTAAACATGATCCAATAGATAACAACTCTCTCATTATCATAATCACAAAAGGCATTTAGAACCGATACAGAGAACTCATATTTTAGCTTCTTGTTTAGGTAATAGCATGCACAAAGCAACATGCCATGGTCTACTGGCACATAAATCGCGCAAAGCAGAATGTCAGGAATATAGCTGGACAACTCAATAATAATGGTAAGTGCAAAAGGAAGAGAATTAAATAAAGCCATCGCCATTAcacataatttgaataaaaccttccAAGCAAATGAAAGCAGAAACAGTGATGCTAGCAGCATAAATAGACATAACACAACCCATCTGTCTTCGACCAACTCTCTTCAACAAAAGGCATTGCAAGTCTATAGTGCAATAAGAAACCGATAAAATCTCCTTATTTAGGAGGGAGGTTATGTGGAACCCTTATGGAAAAACAAAAGCACAAAGCAGAATGTCAGGATTATAGCTGGACAACTCAATAATAATGGTAGGTGCAAAAGGAAGAGAAATTAAA encodes:
- the LOC119327724 gene encoding protein MAEA homolog, translated to MEMAIDTPSPSPSVSPAPSAAAGRQTRAAESVRLEHQLVRVPLEALRATARTNHRLAEKEIAAVLSSASSAAAPPGESGSAAAVDHLTSLVSRLHGLKRKMEEGARAEELQVQRCRARLDRLAAASAGDDAEWEEIRLKRILVDYMLRMSYYDTATKLAETSGIQDLVDIDVFLDAKRVIDSLRNKEIAPALAWYAENKSRLKKSKSKLEFLLRLQEFVELVKAKNFLQAISYARKYLAPWGSTHMKELQRVTATLVFRSSTNCAQYKVLFEQNQWDSLVDQFKQEFYKLYGMTLEPLLNIYLQAGLTALKTPFCFEGNCPKEDPLSLDGFRKLAEPLPFSKQHHSKLVCHITKELMDTENPPLVLPNGYVYSTKALDEMAKKNGGKIICPRTGEECNYTDLVKAYIS